One genomic region from Haloarcula taiwanensis encodes:
- a CDS encoding cobalt-precorrin-2 C(20)-methyltransferase, whose translation MSSDGRQSTAAAAEATRPADYGTLYVVGIGPGLPHDMTQRAKDVIQTADCIIASNLYQEFLRKDGTLPPQSAELDGETDDGAVADEEGTVLERPDGSRQTLIRSSMGKQVELAREAFERVRAGEDIAHVSGGDPNVYGKSDLLFTMADADDADDVPIEIVPGVTAALSGAANLGAPLSNDFCTISLSDKWRGWDEIEEKLRAAAISGFVVVLYNCWRDYERAVDVLREERADDVPAAIVNDSGRGEAGRNLDDETETITTLGDLPDHDDKVGGMGSSIVVGTHETEVWRNDYQEFLVTPRGGRDVDDF comes from the coding sequence ATGAGTAGCGACGGACGCCAGTCGACAGCGGCCGCGGCTGAGGCGACGCGTCCAGCCGACTACGGGACGCTGTACGTGGTCGGTATCGGGCCGGGGCTCCCCCACGACATGACCCAGCGGGCGAAAGACGTTATCCAGACCGCTGACTGTATCATCGCCTCGAACCTCTATCAGGAGTTCCTCCGGAAGGACGGCACGCTCCCGCCCCAATCGGCTGAACTCGACGGCGAAACCGACGACGGCGCGGTCGCCGACGAGGAGGGAACCGTGCTGGAGCGGCCCGACGGCAGCCGCCAGACCCTCATCCGGTCGTCGATGGGCAAGCAGGTCGAACTCGCCCGCGAGGCCTTCGAGCGGGTCCGGGCCGGCGAGGACATCGCCCACGTCTCCGGGGGCGACCCGAACGTCTACGGGAAGTCCGACCTCCTCTTTACGATGGCCGACGCCGACGACGCTGACGACGTGCCAATCGAGATCGTCCCCGGCGTGACCGCGGCGCTGTCGGGCGCGGCCAACCTCGGCGCGCCGCTGTCGAACGATTTCTGTACCATCTCGCTGTCGGACAAGTGGCGCGGCTGGGACGAGATTGAGGAGAAGCTGCGCGCGGCCGCAATCAGCGGCTTCGTCGTGGTGCTCTACAACTGTTGGCGCGACTACGAGCGAGCCGTCGATGTTCTGCGGGAGGAACGGGCCGACGACGTGCCTGCCGCCATCGTCAACGACTCCGGCCGCGGCGAGGCCGGGCGCAATCTCGACGACGAGACGGAGACGATTACGACGCTCGGCGACCTGCCCGACCACGACGACAAGGTCGGTGGCATGGGTTCGTCTATCGTCGTCGGTACCCACGAGACCGAAGTCTGGCGCAACGACTACCAAGAATTCCTCGTCACCCCGCGTGGCGGGCGTGACGTCGACGACTTCTGA
- a CDS encoding precorrin-3B C(17)-methyltransferase gives MSTDNTTDASTETESKCGASEASSSTETTPDTGDDTASKCGASSSTSSSSSSSSCGASSSSDSDEEEVGATVDDFDAEPGQLIAVGLGPGQPEGMTARARSALMDAEHIVGYTTYVELLPDEVTDAAEDIYNTPMCGEVSRTEEAIDRALAGNDVAIIGSGDPNVYALAGLALEIIESKGATATMLDFDVVPGVPAAQSCAARVGAPLVNDTVSISLSDHLTDMPTIESRLHAAAKEGFTITIYNPWSRKRRDNYEKCCEILLEHRDPETPVGVVHAAGREDEQVEIVELGELPELGETDLVDMTTTLLVGNEDTYVWDDRMVTPRGYETKYDY, from the coding sequence ATGAGCACTGACAATACTACCGACGCAAGTACCGAGACAGAATCGAAGTGCGGGGCAAGCGAGGCGAGTTCGTCCACAGAAACGACACCGGACACGGGCGACGATACGGCCTCGAAGTGCGGGGCCTCGTCGTCCACGTCCTCGTCGTCCAGCAGCAGTTCCTGCGGCGCGTCCTCCTCCAGCGACTCGGACGAGGAGGAGGTCGGCGCGACGGTCGACGACTTCGACGCCGAGCCGGGCCAACTCATCGCCGTCGGCCTCGGCCCCGGCCAGCCGGAGGGGATGACCGCCCGCGCCCGGTCCGCTCTCATGGACGCCGAGCACATCGTCGGCTACACGACCTACGTCGAACTGCTTCCCGACGAGGTGACCGACGCCGCGGAGGACATCTACAACACGCCGATGTGCGGTGAAGTGTCTCGAACGGAAGAGGCAATCGACCGCGCGCTGGCGGGCAACGACGTCGCCATCATCGGCAGCGGCGACCCGAACGTCTACGCGCTGGCGGGCCTCGCGCTGGAGATAATCGAATCTAAGGGCGCGACGGCGACGATGCTCGACTTCGACGTGGTGCCGGGCGTCCCGGCGGCCCAGTCCTGTGCGGCCCGCGTCGGCGCGCCGCTGGTCAACGACACCGTCTCCATCTCGCTGTCGGACCACCTCACCGACATGCCGACCATCGAATCGCGGCTCCACGCCGCCGCCAAGGAGGGCTTCACCATCACCATCTACAACCCGTGGAGTCGCAAGCGCCGGGACAACTACGAGAAGTGCTGTGAAATTCTGCTGGAGCACCGCGACCCCGAGACGCCGGTCGGCGTCGTCCACGCCGCCGGCCGAGAGGACGAGCAGGTCGAAATCGTCGAACTCGGCGAACTGCCCGAACTCGGCGAAACTGACCTCGTGGACATGACCACTACGCTGCTCGTGGGCAACGAGGACACCTACGTCTGGGACGACCGGATGGTGACCCCGCGGGGCTACGAAACCAAGTACGACTACTGA
- a CDS encoding ferredoxin, which yields MYRITIDRKACDGVFACLVRDARFVEDSEGLAAIETDDQTAIEATFDDDRRDDAEQAAAACPLDAIHVESVEEDAGAADTPAATDHEEVQP from the coding sequence ATGTACCGAATCACTATCGACCGCAAGGCCTGCGACGGCGTGTTCGCCTGTCTCGTCCGTGACGCCCGCTTCGTCGAGGATAGCGAGGGACTGGCGGCTATCGAGACGGACGACCAGACGGCAATCGAGGCCACCTTCGACGACGACCGGCGGGACGATGCCGAGCAGGCCGCTGCGGCCTGTCCGCTCGATGCGATTCACGTGGAATCCGTCGAGGAGGACGCCGGGGCCGCCGATACACCTGCCGCCACCGACCACGAGGAGGTCCAGCCATGA
- a CDS encoding cobalamin biosynthesis protein: MSVETGAPNDMLAAHPETAYFWGRVTGDGECEDSCITVRTNDETAARRLASIAGAERADRRIVERAYAHDTSITRQEEEFTVQVVGGLADRASAALGLPFEGDSGGYRFDALADYDRQLLRGLLEGCGTVCFKSDDDAVGISFVHEDERLLRTIQTLLDRCPVDAPYDDLSETSSGYWFGVDDDAAPALGDWLYEGSEETGLFAPSRRRKLRKSIERVR; this comes from the coding sequence ATGAGCGTCGAAACGGGTGCGCCAAACGATATGCTCGCAGCCCACCCCGAGACGGCGTACTTCTGGGGTCGGGTCACCGGCGACGGCGAGTGCGAGGACAGCTGTATCACCGTCCGGACGAACGACGAAACGGCCGCTCGGCGGCTCGCTTCCATCGCTGGTGCGGAGCGAGCCGACCGCCGCATCGTCGAGCGGGCGTATGCCCACGACACCTCGATTACCCGTCAGGAGGAGGAGTTCACCGTCCAAGTCGTCGGCGGGCTGGCCGACCGCGCCAGCGCGGCGCTTGGCCTGCCGTTCGAGGGCGACTCGGGCGGCTACCGCTTCGACGCGCTAGCCGACTACGACCGGCAACTCCTCCGGGGGCTGCTCGAAGGCTGTGGCACGGTCTGTTTCAAGTCCGACGACGACGCCGTCGGCATCTCCTTTGTCCACGAAGACGAGCGACTCCTCCGGACGATACAGACGCTGCTCGACCGCTGTCCGGTCGACGCGCCCTACGATGACCTCTCGGAAACGTCCTCAGGCTACTGGTTCGGCGTGGACGACGACGCGGCACCTGCCCTCGGCGACTGGCTGTACGAGGGTAGCGAGGAGACGGGGCTGTTCGCGCCCAGCCGGCGGCGCAAGCTCCGGAAGAGTATCGAACGAGTCCGATGA
- a CDS encoding ferredoxin, which produces MSEAISAPETLDDEAVLLVGHGSRREKSNEQVRDLAVELEGRLGLPVDAAFLELAEPAIDEAIAGLAGAVSEVSVVHLSLFAASHVKNDVPLAVEQAREAHPELTINNGAHLGVHPALLDLLDDRAAAVEAELGVDREDDDVAVVVCARGSSDPDANADVHKLARLLYEGREFSRVEASFIGVTEPLLDETLHDIAKSRPDAVVVVPYMLGDGVLTGRIKDGARKFDEEYPYVDAAPGEPLGTDTRLLDVLGDRWQEARTGSVEMSCDTCKYKVELDGYEEDQGGARAMLRALTHQAEHADRENVDDDPHVHDAPEKHVAVCTNQTCAQDGAPAVLERLRQAARDSDQCDARITRSSCLGRCGEGPMVAVYPDGVWYGGVEDEDAADIVSSHLDRDRIVSELVDQTL; this is translated from the coding sequence ATGAGCGAAGCCATCAGCGCGCCGGAGACGCTGGACGACGAGGCGGTCCTGCTCGTCGGCCACGGCTCCCGGCGCGAGAAGTCCAACGAACAGGTCCGCGACCTCGCGGTCGAACTGGAAGGGCGACTCGGCCTCCCCGTCGACGCGGCCTTCCTCGAACTCGCGGAGCCGGCCATCGACGAGGCCATCGCGGGGCTGGCCGGGGCGGTCTCGGAAGTGTCGGTGGTCCACCTCTCGCTATTCGCCGCCAGTCACGTCAAAAACGACGTGCCCCTGGCCGTTGAGCAGGCTCGGGAAGCCCACCCCGAACTGACCATCAATAACGGCGCACACCTGGGTGTCCATCCCGCCCTGCTTGACCTGCTGGACGACCGCGCGGCGGCCGTCGAGGCCGAACTGGGCGTCGACCGCGAAGACGACGACGTGGCCGTCGTGGTCTGTGCCCGCGGCTCCAGCGACCCGGACGCCAACGCCGACGTACACAAGCTCGCCCGCCTGCTGTACGAGGGCCGCGAGTTCTCGCGGGTCGAGGCGTCGTTCATCGGCGTCACCGAGCCGCTACTGGACGAGACGCTGCACGACATCGCCAAGAGCCGGCCCGACGCCGTCGTCGTCGTGCCGTACATGCTCGGCGACGGCGTGCTGACCGGCCGTATCAAGGACGGCGCACGCAAGTTCGACGAGGAGTATCCCTACGTCGACGCCGCTCCCGGCGAACCGCTGGGGACCGACACGCGCCTGCTGGACGTGCTCGGCGACCGCTGGCAGGAAGCCCGCACGGGAAGCGTCGAGATGTCCTGTGACACCTGCAAGTACAAGGTCGAACTCGACGGCTACGAGGAGGACCAGGGCGGCGCTCGCGCGATGCTCCGGGCGCTGACCCACCAGGCGGAACACGCCGACCGCGAGAACGTCGACGACGACCCGCACGTCCACGACGCCCCCGAGAAACACGTCGCCGTTTGCACGAACCAGACCTGCGCACAGGACGGCGCGCCGGCGGTCCTCGAACGGCTCCGTCAGGCCGCCCGCGACAGCGACCAGTGTGACGCCCGCATCACGCGGTCGTCGTGTCTCGGCCGCTGTGGCGAGGGACCGATGGTCGCCGTCTATCCCGACGGCGTCTGGTACGGCGGTGTCGAAGACGAGGACGCCGCCGACATCGTTTCCTCGCATCTGGACCGCGACCGCATCGTAAGCGAACTTGTCGACCAGACGCTTTGA
- a CDS encoding cobalamin biosynthesis protein, giving the protein MSCYEIEALRLGLMNVLGTEDDHARQHAEQELEGHMTGPIEALAGAETLAAIERHLDAALVDLEEEIAATDEDDPEYDYLRGRLVAVRDAERAVSRITMQGEDVLAGLGEAHDVLHEAFPVDE; this is encoded by the coding sequence ATGAGCTGCTACGAAATCGAGGCCCTCCGACTGGGCCTCATGAACGTCCTCGGTACCGAAGACGACCACGCCCGCCAGCACGCCGAACAGGAGCTGGAGGGCCACATGACCGGCCCCATCGAGGCCCTCGCGGGCGCGGAGACGCTGGCCGCCATCGAGCGCCACCTCGACGCCGCACTCGTGGACCTTGAAGAAGAGATCGCCGCGACTGATGAGGACGACCCCGAATACGACTACCTCCGGGGTCGACTCGTCGCCGTCCGCGACGCCGAGCGGGCGGTGTCGCGCATCACCATGCAGGGCGAGGATGTCCTCGCCGGACTCGGTGAGGCCCACGACGTGCTCCACGAGGCCTTCCCGGTCGATGAGTAG
- a CDS encoding transcriptional regulator: MSSQRTPTVDLGDVTPARSRHQGRRSAVTLTNGFAVVGTADGDLQAFDAASDGPPHRRWQYDTDGEPSVVSAVPFDGGVVVGERSARGEIRCHDADGNLRWRYETRTDLGEAQQETRFLLPFVASLATDGDRCYAAARRYERRTDDDGTDLRHFESVVYAFGPDGTVDWMYRTDGSPISLDADENRVAVAYNRCPGDHQHGLVVLDADDGNPGWMWDPGTDGQRRVGDVALLDEGAVVSSHGDYCGYRLDSGGRERWRVPLATPTDVAGDTVYAYPNHVHATDGGAVFVTGNTYPEDGRETDARHPNEHTAVGLSLDGDRRWDAPVGGFASGLGTDGSLLAVPGAQNFRDRDADDHALRLFDVTDGPVDTLDTDGVVTAAAVSDGTAVAVEEPVVYHDEGRERGAYRLHRVGLAQPCR, from the coding sequence ATGAGTAGCCAGCGCACCCCGACCGTCGACCTCGGGGACGTGACACCGGCCCGCTCGCGCCATCAGGGCCGCCGCTCGGCGGTCACGCTGACGAATGGCTTCGCGGTCGTCGGCACCGCTGACGGGGACCTGCAGGCGTTCGACGCCGCGAGCGATGGCCCGCCACACCGGCGCTGGCAGTACGACACGGACGGCGAACCGAGCGTCGTCTCGGCGGTGCCCTTCGACGGCGGTGTCGTCGTCGGCGAACGCAGCGCCCGCGGCGAAATCCGCTGTCACGATGCCGACGGAAACCTGCGCTGGCGCTACGAAACCAGAACAGACCTGGGCGAGGCGCAGCAGGAGACGCGCTTCCTGCTCCCCTTCGTGGCCAGCCTCGCCACCGACGGCGACCGCTGCTACGCTGCCGCCCGGCGGTACGAACGCCGGACCGACGACGACGGAACCGACCTGCGCCACTTCGAGAGCGTCGTCTACGCCTTCGGACCTGACGGAACCGTCGACTGGATGTACCGAACCGACGGCTCCCCCATCTCGCTCGACGCCGACGAGAACCGCGTCGCTGTCGCATACAACCGGTGTCCCGGAGACCACCAGCACGGCCTCGTCGTACTCGACGCCGACGACGGCAACCCGGGCTGGATGTGGGACCCCGGGACCGACGGCCAGCGCCGCGTCGGTGATGTCGCGCTGCTTGATGAGGGCGCTGTCGTCTCCAGCCACGGCGACTACTGTGGCTACCGGCTCGACAGCGGCGGCCGGGAACGATGGCGCGTTCCGCTGGCGACGCCGACCGACGTGGCCGGCGACACCGTCTACGCGTACCCGAACCACGTCCACGCGACTGACGGGGGCGCGGTGTTCGTTACTGGCAACACCTACCCTGAGGACGGCCGCGAGACGGACGCCCGCCACCCGAACGAGCACACCGCCGTTGGTCTCTCACTCGACGGCGACCGCCGCTGGGACGCGCCCGTGGGCGGTTTCGCCAGCGGGCTGGGGACTGACGGCTCGCTACTGGCTGTTCCCGGCGCGCAGAACTTCCGGGACCGCGACGCCGACGACCACGCGCTTCGGCTGTTCGATGTCACAGACGGCCCTGTCGACACGCTGGACACTGACGGCGTCGTGACGGCGGCGGCAGTCTCCGACGGAACCGCCGTCGCCGTCGAGGAGCCGGTCGTCTACCACGACGAGGGCCGCGAGCGCGGCGCGTATCGGTTGCATCGAGTCGGGCTAGCACAGCCCTGTCGCTGA
- a CDS encoding cobalamin cluster protein: MQDDTDTARATDSVHDRIERARASLTGPQVAIAVALVAALGFTLLFVQDPMLHDSLHNFRHSAGITCH; this comes from the coding sequence ATGCAGGACGACACTGACACTGCACGCGCAACGGACAGCGTGCACGACCGTATCGAACGCGCCAGAGCGTCGCTGACTGGTCCACAGGTCGCCATCGCCGTCGCGCTGGTGGCGGCGCTCGGCTTCACGCTGTTGTTCGTGCAAGACCCAATGTTGCACGACTCACTGCACAACTTCCGACACAGCGCCGGCATCACCTGCCACTGA
- a CDS encoding magnesium chelatase, producing MVVFGAGKKASQGPTFAGVVGQRDLKEGLLAVATDDDLDGLLVRGEKGTAKSTAVRALADLLPEQRAVADCPYGCPPDRPEAQCEDCRARADPPVETRSVPLVTLPLGATRDRVVGTLSVADALDGDHEFDPGLLARANRGILYVDEVNLLDDHLVDVLLDAAASGVNRVERDGVTVTHPAAFTLVGTMNPEEGDLRPQLRDRFALQTEVSACEALDDRVAIIDRALGEGDEGGDGTEPDRDPGERLRTAREILPEVDLAREFREQIAELCRDAGLDGHRGDIATARAARTFAALDGRTTVLESDIERAAEFALPHRLTSRPFEDAPDVDDVLDDHFDDDEGEDEESGDDTGEADGSESEADDETAGGEDADESAADGNDSDGDAGGGPQKQRPDDGERSEDREGGDEPGGPAPASADGDGEGQGSEAESDAGDDRDEDGSPDDPEDATPLLPGQSRAAVGDSDAPDVDAPEVDTDGGAASGRAGATGTTRGATVRTERAGRDDEVDAAASVRAAASRGSGRVESRDLRKSVRAGDAETLVVFAVDASASMRPAMRAAKGTVLELLKDAYQARDQVAFVTFAGESADVVLPPTDSVSLAARHLKDLPTGDRTPLPAGLTAAREVLDRADPDAGVVVVVTDGRANTADGSPVAATRTAARTLGEAADRTVIVNAGEEGRAGLLDLVVDETDASVVPLDALTAERVDAVASEQ from the coding sequence GCGCGGGCAAAAAAGCTTCGCAGGGGCCGACGTTCGCGGGCGTCGTCGGCCAGCGCGACCTGAAAGAGGGCCTGCTGGCGGTTGCGACGGACGACGACCTCGACGGTCTGCTGGTCCGCGGCGAGAAGGGGACGGCGAAGTCGACGGCGGTGCGGGCCCTCGCCGACCTGCTCCCCGAGCAGCGCGCGGTCGCGGACTGTCCCTACGGCTGTCCGCCCGACCGCCCCGAGGCCCAGTGTGAGGACTGCCGGGCGCGCGCGGACCCGCCCGTCGAGACGCGCTCGGTCCCGCTGGTGACGCTCCCGCTCGGCGCGACGCGGGACCGCGTCGTCGGGACCCTCTCCGTGGCGGACGCACTGGACGGCGACCACGAGTTCGACCCCGGCCTGCTGGCCCGCGCGAACCGCGGCATCCTCTACGTCGACGAGGTGAACCTGCTTGACGACCACCTCGTGGACGTGCTGCTCGACGCCGCCGCGAGCGGCGTGAACCGCGTCGAACGCGACGGCGTCACCGTCACGCATCCCGCCGCGTTCACCCTCGTCGGGACGATGAACCCCGAGGAGGGCGACCTGCGGCCCCAGCTCCGGGACCGCTTCGCCCTCCAGACCGAGGTCAGCGCGTGCGAGGCCCTCGACGACCGGGTCGCCATCATCGACCGGGCGCTCGGAGAGGGCGACGAAGGGGGAGACGGGACCGAACCCGACCGCGACCCCGGCGAGCGACTGCGGACCGCCCGTGAGATTCTCCCCGAGGTTGACCTCGCCCGCGAGTTCCGCGAGCAAATCGCCGAACTCTGCCGGGACGCCGGCCTCGACGGCCACCGTGGCGATATCGCCACAGCGCGAGCAGCCCGGACGTTTGCCGCACTGGACGGGCGGACGACGGTTCTCGAATCAGACATCGAGCGCGCCGCCGAGTTCGCGCTGCCCCACCGGCTCACCTCTCGACCCTTCGAGGACGCGCCGGACGTGGACGACGTGCTCGACGACCACTTCGATGACGACGAGGGCGAAGACGAGGAAAGCGGAGACGACACCGGGGAAGCCGACGGATCGGAGAGTGAAGCGGATGACGAGACGGCGGGCGGAGAAGACGCAGACGAGTCAGCGGCTGACGGAAACGACTCGGACGGCGATGCCGGTGGTGGCCCACAGAAACAGCGCCCCGACGATGGCGAGCGCTCCGAGGACCGCGAGGGGGGAGACGAACCGGGCGGTCCAGCGCCCGCGTCGGCAGACGGAGACGGGGAGGGTCAGGGGAGTGAGGCCGAATCGGATGCCGGCGACGACCGTGACGAGGACGGCAGCCCCGACGACCCGGAGGACGCGACGCCGCTCCTGCCCGGCCAGTCTCGTGCGGCAGTCGGCGACAGCGACGCGCCCGACGTGGACGCCCCGGAGGTCGACACGGACGGCGGCGCGGCGAGCGGCCGCGCGGGCGCGACGGGCACGACCCGCGGCGCAACGGTCCGCACCGAGCGTGCCGGCCGCGACGACGAGGTCGACGCTGCAGCGTCGGTCCGGGCAGCAGCCAGCCGCGGGAGCGGCCGCGTCGAGTCGCGAGACCTCCGCAAGTCCGTTCGCGCAGGCGACGCCGAGACGCTGGTCGTGTTCGCTGTCGACGCGAGCGCGTCGATGCGCCCGGCGATGCGGGCCGCAAAAGGCACCGTGCTGGAACTGCTGAAAGACGCCTATCAGGCCCGCGACCAGGTCGCCTTCGTCACCTTCGCCGGCGAGAGCGCGGACGTGGTGCTCCCGCCGACCGACAGCGTCTCGCTGGCCGCCCGCCACCTCAAGGACCTGCCGACCGGCGACCGGACGCCGCTGCCGGCCGGCCTGACCGCCGCCCGCGAGGTGCTCGACCGCGCCGACCCGGACGCCGGCGTCGTCGTCGTCGTGACCGACGGCCGGGCGAACACCGCCGACGGGAGTCCGGTTGCAGCGACCAGAACTGCGGCGCGAACGCTCGGTGAAGCAGCCGACCGGACCGTTATCGTGAATGCTGGTGAAGAGGGGCGCGCTGGATTGCTCGACCTTGTTGTAGACGAAACAGACGCATCAGTCGTCCCGCTGGACGCGCTGACCGCCGAACGCGTCGATGCCGTCGCCAGCGAACAGTAA